The Flammeovirgaceae bacterium genome contains a region encoding:
- a CDS encoding MATE family efflux transporter: MTIREHLKTNFFLAYPVMLSMLGQVMTGVADSVMIGQTGATPLAAASLANVVFILLLTFGIGVSYAITPLVAEADGRKDKHQVIESLRHGFIINLACGFILVAIGFLSTPVLHYLNQPADVVELTIPYLQIILSSIFPTMVFQTFRQFGEGLHRTRMAMIIVITSNLVNIFLNYVLIYGEFGFPELGLNGAGWATLIARTLMGTWMALYIYLGKSFRSYRPGFAFGNYSRKLINRMLHIGIPAGIQFIFEVSAFGFSAIMMGWLGTTALAAHQIAINLATISYMTTSGLGAAATIRVGSYLGQKNFTLLRHAGFTLMGMGAVLMTVWGIVFVVARYQLPALYIDNPEVIAMAGPLLIIAGLFQLSDGMQVVCIGALRGIQDVKIPSLLIFVAYWIIGLPLGYLLGFLFGLGANGIWIGLLIGLTITALAMFFRFNGLTQKLAGGKSAD; the protein is encoded by the coding sequence ATGACCATCCGTGAGCACCTGAAAACAAACTTCTTTCTGGCCTACCCGGTTATGCTCAGCATGCTGGGCCAGGTGATGACGGGTGTGGCCGACAGTGTGATGATCGGGCAAACCGGTGCCACCCCGCTGGCAGCCGCTTCACTGGCCAATGTTGTATTTATTCTGTTGCTCACGTTCGGCATTGGCGTGTCGTATGCCATTACCCCGCTGGTAGCGGAGGCTGATGGCCGAAAAGACAAACACCAGGTTATTGAATCATTGCGCCACGGATTTATCATCAACCTGGCATGTGGTTTTATATTGGTGGCCATCGGGTTCCTGTCAACACCGGTATTGCATTATCTTAACCAGCCGGCTGATGTGGTTGAACTGACTATTCCGTACCTGCAGATCATTCTGAGCTCCATCTTTCCAACCATGGTATTTCAAACCTTCCGCCAGTTTGGCGAAGGGCTCCATCGCACCCGCATGGCCATGATTATTGTAATTACCAGTAATCTGGTAAATATTTTTCTCAACTACGTACTCATCTACGGTGAGTTTGGATTTCCTGAACTTGGTTTAAACGGTGCAGGCTGGGCCACGCTGATTGCCCGTACCCTAATGGGCACGTGGATGGCCCTGTACATTTACTTAGGCAAAAGTTTTCGCAGCTACCGCCCGGGTTTTGCGTTTGGAAATTATTCGCGCAAACTCATCAACCGCATGTTGCACATCGGCATTCCGGCCGGCATCCAGTTTATATTTGAAGTAAGCGCTTTTGGTTTTTCCGCTATCATGATGGGCTGGCTGGGAACCACAGCACTGGCCGCTCATCAGATTGCCATTAACCTGGCCACCATCAGTTATATGACCACCTCCGGTTTGGGCGCAGCCGCTACCATTCGGGTGGGCAGTTACCTGGGCCAGAAAAATTTCACCCTGCTTCGCCATGCAGGCTTTACGTTAATGGGCATGGGTGCCGTATTGATGACCGTGTGGGGAATTGTTTTTGTTGTGGCGCGATATCAACTGCCTGCACTCTACATAGACAATCCGGAGGTAATTGCTATGGCCGGACCGCTGCTGATCATTGCCGGATTGTTTCAACTTTCAGATGGCATGCAGGTGGTTTGTATCGGTGCGCTGCGCGGCATTCAGGATGTTAAAATACCATCCCTGCTCATTTTTGTTGCCTACTGGATCATCGGGTTGCCCCTGGGTTATCTGCTCGGCTTTTTGTTTGGCCTCGGTGCAAACGGAATCTGGATCGGATTACTTATCGGCCTTACCATAACGGCCCTGGCCATGTTTTTCCGGTTTAACGGGCTTACCCAAAAGCTGGCTGGCGGCAAGTCGGCAGATTAG
- a CDS encoding DoxX family protein, translating into MNSKSRLLQFSITGIRLFLGLIFFTAGMAKLTQNFPGIIGPVWLEEKLAPYGLGLYARFIAWSQVVVGVLLLSHRFATIGAVLLFPIVLNIWVVTISLEWRGTPYVNLVLLILNLALLAWDYHKLKFLFTDSVEGLKAAPVQRKSPLLDVIWALGFILIAASVPLIRNHHPFGYGFGYNRIYRVYFGSGFSVGETK; encoded by the coding sequence ATGAATAGCAAAAGCCGGCTTCTTCAATTCAGTATTACAGGTATTCGTTTGTTCCTCGGGCTGATCTTCTTTACAGCAGGGATGGCGAAGCTTACGCAAAATTTTCCGGGCATCATCGGCCCGGTGTGGCTTGAGGAAAAACTTGCTCCGTATGGATTGGGGCTCTACGCCCGGTTCATCGCCTGGTCGCAGGTAGTTGTTGGAGTGCTGTTACTTTCGCACCGGTTTGCCACGATAGGTGCGGTACTGTTGTTCCCCATTGTGCTCAATATATGGGTAGTAACCATTTCGCTGGAGTGGCGGGGAACGCCCTATGTAAACTTGGTATTGCTCATCTTAAATCTCGCCCTGTTGGCCTGGGATTACCATAAACTGAAGTTCCTTTTTACGGATTCTGTGGAAGGGCTGAAAGCTGCCCCAGTTCAAAGAAAAAGCCCCCTGTTGGATGTAATTTGGGCCTTAGGTTTTATACTAATAGCTGCCAGCGTACCACTTATCCGAAATCATCATCCTTTTGGCTATGGCTTTGGTTATAACCGGATTTACCGTGTTTATTTTGGTTCCGGCTTTAGCGTGGGTGAAACAAAATAG
- a CDS encoding alpha/beta hydrolase: MGKKKDKTPPALKVIRWVYPKLEKVIPFLAYRLFVYIFFAPLRYKPTEKEIKAESFSEKFSITAAGKRIQCYRWGSFSKVVLVVHGWAGRATQFRRFIKPLLQAGYAVVGFDGPAHGKSEGRSTDIREYEVVLKTLFEQHGTPDAVITHSFGGAAVIVAAAHGLPVKKLINIASPTIGDEIIDTYLRAINGSEKTKQFFKKHVVQKTGKPFDAFTASYKIKEVKQPMELLLVHDEDDRDVSMNHPLAIQKAYPKAELLRTTGLGHTRILKDNEVIRQIVTFIKRPSS; the protein is encoded by the coding sequence ATGGGTAAGAAGAAAGATAAAACGCCCCCGGCATTAAAAGTTATTCGCTGGGTTTATCCGAAATTGGAAAAGGTAATTCCGTTTTTAGCTTACCGCCTGTTTGTTTATATTTTTTTTGCACCGCTGCGCTATAAGCCAACCGAAAAAGAAATCAAGGCTGAATCGTTCAGCGAAAAATTTTCAATAACCGCAGCCGGAAAAAGAATACAATGTTACCGGTGGGGCAGTTTTTCAAAAGTTGTTTTGGTGGTACACGGGTGGGCCGGCCGGGCTACGCAGTTCAGGCGGTTTATTAAGCCGCTCCTGCAGGCAGGTTATGCCGTAGTTGGTTTTGATGGCCCGGCACACGGAAAATCGGAAGGTCGCAGTACTGACATACGTGAATATGAAGTTGTATTAAAAACTTTATTTGAGCAACACGGCACACCCGATGCTGTTATTACACACTCATTTGGCGGTGCAGCCGTGATCGTTGCGGCAGCTCACGGGTTGCCGGTAAAAAAACTGATTAACATTGCCAGCCCCACCATAGGTGATGAGATTATCGATACCTACCTTCGGGCAATAAACGGATCGGAAAAAACGAAACAGTTTTTTAAGAAGCATGTAGTACAAAAAACCGGAAAGCCGTTTGATGCCTTTACAGCCAGCTATAAAATTAAAGAAGTAAAGCAACCGATGGAACTGCTTTTGGTGCACGATGAAGACGATCGCGATGTAAGCATGAACCACCCGCTGGCCATACAAAAAGCCTATCCGAAAGCAGAACTGCTTCGCACCACCGGCCTGGGGCATACCCGTATTTTAAAAGACAATGAGGTTATCCGGCAGATCGTAACATTTATCAAGCGGCCATCGTCCTAA
- a CDS encoding 1-acyl-sn-glycerol-3-phosphate acyltransferase, producing MIRVLYTGYALLVFSILFLIFFFLLLIPIFFQRKHHLVGVLNRWWARSLFFLTFLPVKIEWRFKPDPRKQYIFCPNHFSYLDIPAMGLNKHNTIFVGKNDMENIPLFGFMYRKLHITVDRSKLKSKFNTFIRSCQAVDEGKSLVIYPEGGIISEKEPVMARLKDGAFRVAIEKQIPLVPVTIPFNRVILPPDEFLLRWGKVKLIFHEPLETSGKTLEDMPALKQQLYSVIQTELNRHYAT from the coding sequence ATGATAAGGGTACTCTACACCGGATATGCCCTGTTGGTGTTCAGTATCCTTTTTTTAATTTTCTTTTTTCTGCTGCTGATACCCATTTTCTTTCAGCGTAAGCATCACCTGGTGGGCGTTCTTAACCGGTGGTGGGCCCGTTCGTTATTCTTCCTCACCTTTCTGCCGGTAAAAATTGAGTGGCGGTTTAAACCCGACCCGCGAAAGCAATATATTTTTTGTCCAAACCATTTCTCTTACCTGGATATTCCCGCGATGGGCCTGAACAAACACAACACCATTTTTGTAGGTAAGAACGATATGGAAAATATTCCGCTGTTCGGATTTATGTACCGCAAGCTCCACATTACGGTTGACCGCTCAAAACTGAAAAGCAAATTCAACACCTTCATCCGCTCATGCCAGGCTGTTGATGAAGGTAAAAGCCTTGTTATTTACCCCGAAGGGGGAATCATTTCAGAAAAAGAACCGGTAATGGCCCGGTTAAAAGACGGAGCCTTTCGCGTAGCCATCGAAAAACAAATTCCATTAGTTCCGGTAACCATTCCGTTTAACCGGGTAATTTTGCCCCCGGATGAGTTTCTGCTTCGCTGGGGCAAGGTAAAACTGATATTTCATGAACCTTTAGAAACTTCAGGAAAAACGCTGGAAGACATGCCCGCATTGAAGCAGCAACTCTATTCTGTTATTCAAACCGAACTGAACAGGCACTATGCAACTTGA
- a CDS encoding NUDIX hydrolase: MNPWTTLSAREVYDNKWIQLTEHEVLNPSGGKGIYGKVHFKNKAIGIIPVDRKGNTWLVGQHRYTLNEHSWEIPEGGSPLGADILESAKRELKEETGLTANRWQVLMRIHTSNSVTDEEGFIFLAEELTEGASEPEETEGDLKVKKLPLHEAITLVMNGEITDSMSVAGLLKLARLRKI; the protein is encoded by the coding sequence ATGAATCCCTGGACAACCCTTTCTGCACGTGAAGTTTATGATAATAAATGGATTCAACTGACGGAACATGAAGTTTTAAATCCATCGGGCGGAAAAGGAATTTACGGCAAAGTACACTTCAAAAACAAAGCCATCGGTATTATTCCGGTTGACCGCAAAGGAAATACCTGGCTGGTGGGGCAGCACCGTTACACACTAAATGAACACTCCTGGGAAATACCTGAAGGTGGTAGCCCGTTGGGAGCCGACATACTGGAATCGGCCAAACGCGAACTGAAAGAAGAAACCGGCTTAACGGCTAACCGGTGGCAGGTGCTCATGCGCATTCATACATCCAACTCGGTAACCGATGAGGAAGGATTTATTTTTCTGGCAGAAGAACTTACCGAAGGTGCTTCAGAACCTGAAGAAACCGAAGGCGATTTAAAAGTGAAAAAACTTCCGTTACACGAGGCTATCACGTTGGTAATGAACGGTGAGATTACCGACAGCATGAGTGTTGCCGGTTTACTTAAACTGGCTCGCCTGAGAAAAATATAA
- a CDS encoding M24 family metallopeptidase: MKLFRYLLFLVALSTYAQYPLILSQREQARVVDELLEERIRTVLPKLMRREGIDLWVVMSSEYNEDPVIRTFLPATWFAARRTTMLVMFDRGADKEPECLAVSRYDVGKIFKRSWDPDAQPDQWAQLGKIIAERNPKKIGVNISDHYGHADGLTHSHYNKLMNALPKKLQSNVTSAEKLAVGWLETRTEREMTIYNQICRIAHDIIKEGFSDKVIHPGITTTDDVVWWYREKIKELKLDTWFQPSVSIQRNEPEAIFSRRPQPYVILPGDLLHVDFGITYLRLNTDTQQHAYILKPGETDAPDYLKKALATGNKLQDILTGNFKEGKTGNQILADTRRQAIEQGITPSIYTHPIGFHGHAAGTTIGMWDMQGGVPHTGDYPMHYNTAYSIELNCTVNLPEWKKDIRIQLEEDGYFDETGFRYIDGRQRELILISAQQGINGN, translated from the coding sequence ATGAAACTATTTCGATACCTCCTGTTCCTGGTTGCCTTATCAACCTATGCCCAGTATCCTTTAATTCTCTCACAGCGCGAGCAGGCGCGGGTTGTGGATGAGTTGCTGGAAGAGCGCATCCGCACGGTGCTGCCGAAACTCATGCGCAGAGAAGGTATTGACCTGTGGGTGGTGATGAGCAGCGAATACAACGAAGACCCGGTTATCCGCACCTTTCTGCCGGCCACCTGGTTTGCGGCCCGCAGAACCACCATGCTGGTAATGTTCGATCGCGGAGCCGATAAAGAACCGGAATGCCTGGCCGTTTCGCGGTACGATGTTGGTAAAATTTTCAAACGCTCGTGGGACCCTGACGCCCAACCCGACCAGTGGGCACAACTGGGAAAAATTATTGCCGAACGGAATCCGAAAAAAATAGGAGTTAACATATCAGACCACTACGGCCATGCCGATGGCTTAACCCATTCGCATTACAACAAACTGATGAACGCCCTGCCTAAAAAACTGCAGAGCAATGTAACATCGGCCGAAAAACTGGCCGTGGGCTGGCTGGAAACCCGCACCGAACGCGAGATGACCATCTACAACCAGATTTGCCGTATCGCACACGATATTATTAAAGAAGGTTTTTCCGACAAGGTTATTCATCCCGGTATAACCACTACCGATGATGTGGTGTGGTGGTACCGCGAAAAAATTAAAGAACTGAAACTCGACACCTGGTTTCAACCCTCGGTTTCCATCCAGCGAAACGAACCGGAAGCCATCTTCAGCAGGCGGCCACAACCCTATGTTATCCTGCCGGGCGATTTACTGCATGTTGATTTCGGCATTACCTACCTGCGCCTGAATACCGACACGCAGCAGCATGCATACATACTCAAACCGGGTGAAACCGATGCCCCCGACTACCTGAAGAAAGCGCTCGCCACCGGCAATAAATTACAGGATATCCTAACCGGTAATTTCAAAGAAGGCAAAACAGGCAACCAGATACTGGCCGATACGCGCAGGCAAGCCATTGAACAAGGTATTACACCATCAATTTACACGCACCCCATCGGCTTTCACGGCCATGCGGCCGGTACTACCATCGGCATGTGGGATATGCAGGGTGGTGTGCCCCACACCGGTGATTACCCGATGCACTACAATACAGCCTATTCTATTGAACTGAACTGCACCGTTAACCTCCCGGAATGGAAAAAAGACATCCGCATACAACTGGAGGAAGACGGCTATTTTGATGAAACCGGTTTCCGGTATATTGACGGCCGGCAACGGGAACTGATACTCATTTCAGCACAACAGGGTATTAACGGAAATTAA
- a CDS encoding acyl-CoA thioesterase encodes MAAEALPVRYSQTTITELMIPAYANFGGKIHGGILLSLMDKVAYACASKHAGTYCVTVTVNRVEFLQPVEVGELVSMHASVNYVGTTSLIVGIRVEAMNVKTNTVKHTNSSFFTMVAKGEDDKPTPVPRLILETKEDVKRFIESMQMKQIIGSVRKQMDDARSHIEVERASELLKNERCILQF; translated from the coding sequence ATGGCTGCCGAAGCATTACCGGTGCGCTACTCGCAAACTACCATTACCGAACTGATGATACCCGCTTACGCCAACTTTGGCGGAAAAATTCATGGCGGTATTTTGCTTTCATTAATGGATAAAGTAGCCTATGCCTGCGCCAGCAAACATGCGGGCACCTATTGCGTAACGGTAACCGTTAACCGGGTGGAGTTTCTGCAGCCCGTTGAAGTGGGCGAACTGGTATCCATGCACGCTTCGGTAAATTATGTAGGCACTACTTCGCTGATTGTGGGCATTCGGGTTGAAGCCATGAATGTGAAAACCAATACCGTTAAACACACCAACTCCTCGTTTTTTACCATGGTGGCCAAAGGCGAAGACGATAAACCCACACCGGTGCCCAGGCTGATTCTTGAAACCAAAGAGGATGTAAAGCGCTTTATTGAATCGATGCAGATGAAGCAGATTATCGGGTCGGTACGTAAACAGATGGACGATGCCCGGTCGCACATTGAGGTAGAACGGGCCAGCGAACTGCTTAAAAACGAACGATGCATTCTGCAATTTTAG
- a CDS encoding ribonuclease HII, producing MLRSSFTHTLIEAGCDEVGRGCLAGPVVAAAVILPNDYRHELLNDSKQLSYDERIGVKEDILRDALAWAVAEVDNEEIDRINILNASFKAMHLAIEKLTIKPDLLLIDGNRFKPFGDLPFQCIVKGDATYLSIAAASVLAKTYRDELMVKQASEFPGYGWETNVGYPTEEHREGIKKLGITPLHRKSFQLLPAQLELFGK from the coding sequence ATGCTGCGCTCCTCTTTTACCCATACCCTGATTGAAGCCGGATGTGACGAGGTGGGCAGGGGTTGTCTGGCCGGACCGGTGGTGGCTGCTGCGGTTATTTTACCCAACGATTACAGGCATGAATTGTTAAATGACTCCAAGCAACTATCGTATGATGAGCGTATTGGGGTGAAAGAAGACATTCTGCGCGATGCGCTGGCCTGGGCTGTTGCCGAAGTAGACAATGAAGAGATTGACCGTATTAACATTTTAAACGCTTCCTTTAAAGCAATGCATCTTGCCATTGAAAAGCTTACGATCAAGCCCGACCTGCTGTTGATTGACGGCAACCGGTTTAAGCCGTTTGGCGACTTGCCCTTTCAGTGCATTGTGAAAGGCGATGCCACCTACCTCTCTATTGCAGCGGCCAGTGTACTGGCCAAAACCTACCGCGATGAACTGATGGTAAAACAAGCCTCCGAATTTCCAGGATATGGCTGGGAGACCAACGTGGGTTACCCTACCGAAGAACACCGCGAGGGAATAAAGAAGTTAGGTATTACTCCGCTGCATCGAAAAAGTTTTCAACTGTTACCCGCGCAACTAGAACTTTTCGGGAAATAG
- a CDS encoding NRDE family protein produces the protein MCLIFISLNNHPRYKLILAGNRDEFYKRKTAAAHFWEDHPHIVGGRDLEANGSWLAMSKQGKLSMVTNYRDLKNLKPVAPSRGELVSEYLVNGDKPEDYLNAVAEKANAYNGFNLLVGYPDALYYYSNYQGNIQKLTEGVHGLSNHLLNTPWPKVTRGKEKFSQAIATHKVDPENLFSLLYDEERAPDNKLPDTGIGLDRERVLSSMFIKSPDYGSRCSTVILVDHNNRVLFTERVYNTNTFDYQDAVFEFTIPG, from the coding sequence ATGTGCCTGATTTTTATATCCCTCAACAATCATCCCCGTTATAAATTAATCCTGGCGGGCAACCGCGATGAATTTTATAAACGCAAAACAGCTGCGGCTCACTTTTGGGAAGATCATCCGCACATTGTGGGCGGGCGCGACCTGGAAGCCAACGGCTCCTGGCTGGCCATGTCGAAGCAAGGTAAACTTAGCATGGTTACCAACTACCGTGATCTTAAAAACCTGAAACCGGTGGCGCCCTCGCGCGGTGAACTGGTTTCGGAGTACCTCGTGAATGGCGACAAACCGGAAGATTATTTGAATGCAGTAGCAGAAAAAGCAAATGCCTATAACGGCTTTAACCTGCTGGTGGGCTACCCCGATGCATTGTATTACTATTCGAACTACCAGGGCAACATACAGAAACTCACCGAAGGGGTGCATGGCTTAAGCAACCACCTGCTCAATACCCCCTGGCCTAAAGTAACACGCGGTAAAGAAAAATTCAGCCAGGCTATTGCCACACATAAAGTTGATCCCGAAAACCTTTTTAGCCTGCTGTATGACGAAGAACGTGCACCGGATAATAAGTTGCCGGATACCGGCATCGGGCTGGATCGGGAGCGGGTGCTTTCCAGCATGTTTATTAAGAGTCCGGATTATGGTTCACGCTGTTCTACAGTTATTCTGGTCGACCATAATAACCGGGTGTTGTTTACCGAACGGGTTTATAACACCAACACCTTTGATTACCAGGATGCTGTTTTTGAATTTACCATTCCGGGGTAA
- the gatC gene encoding Asp-tRNA(Asn)/Glu-tRNA(Gln) amidotransferase subunit GatC, protein MQLDSNLLDKLAHLARLELKPEEADTMLADMNAILAWVEKLHEVDTTGVEPLTSMSHEINAFREDEVGKHLDRSEALSQAPATNGTFFKVPKVIE, encoded by the coding sequence ATGCAACTTGATAGCAACTTGCTGGATAAACTGGCTCACCTGGCCCGGCTTGAACTTAAGCCGGAAGAGGCTGACACCATGCTTGCTGATATGAACGCCATTTTGGCCTGGGTTGAGAAATTACACGAAGTTGACACCACAGGCGTAGAGCCGCTCACCTCCATGAGCCATGAAATTAATGCCTTTCGCGAAGATGAAGTTGGTAAACATCTCGACCGCAGCGAAGCACTTAGCCAGGCCCCCGCTACCAATGGAACCTTCTTCAAAGTGCCCAAAGTTATTGAGTAA